aacgaggaggatgaggacgacgatgacgaagACGGTGAGGACATGCCCCCAGCCGACCTGGATGACAGCGACTTgggtgaagaggacgaggaggacgacgaggaggacgacgaggaggacggcgaggaggacgacgagggcgaggacgacgacgacgaggacgacgacgaggacgacgacgtaCCACAGAAGTTCCAGCGCACGGACCGCGGTGGGCGTGGTGGCGATCGTGGTGGGTTCCGTGGTGGTCGCGGCGGTGACCGTGGTGGGTTCCGTGGTGGTCGCGGCGGTGACCGTGGCGGGTTCcgtggtggtcgtggcggTGACCGTGGCGGGTTCCGTGGTGGTCGCGGCGGTGACCGTGGCGGGTTCcgtggtggtcgtggcggTGACCGTGGCGGGTTCCGTAGTGGTCGCGGCGGTGACCGTGGCGGGTTCCGTGGTGGTCGCGGCGGTCGTGGCGGTGACCGTGGTGGGTTCCGTGGTGGCAACCGTGGCCGTTACTAGTCAGCTTGTCCATGCCTaaggggaggcggtgagCGACGTTGATCGCGGCCGAAGCAGCGAAACGCGCAGGAGGAAGGGTCAGAGACGAGGACGCACAATCGCTGCTCGCTGTCAGACGCCGGTTCTCgcctctcgcctctctctctaatCCCCTCATTTCCCTCCACCCCGCCTCGTTCCCGTTTGTCTGTCGCTCTTCGGCTCGTTACGAATtaatgtttttttttttcgttctcttcttccctcacttccccccccacctcctgaGCCTTAAGTCGGCTCTGTTGGCCCCCCACTACTAAGAGCGAGCACCCATtcgcacgcagacacgcgagGTCGCACCGACTCGAGTCCTCCCAGCCCCGCGCTCAGGAAGGTAAGGCAGAGGAAACGGACGCTTCAGGCGGGGCTCTTGTTGGTGCTAgtcttcctccctcgccgACACCAAACGTACACGCACCGGCTCTTCCCTCATCTTCCTCATCGCCAGGCGAGTTAACcgtgcctttctcttctcgctctcctcttcccttgccTTCCTGTGGTTCTCTACATCCCcttggctgctgccgctggcagcacctct
Above is a genomic segment from Leishmania panamensis strain MHOM/PA/94/PSC-1 chromosome 7 sequence containing:
- a CDS encoding nucleolar RNA-binding protein, putative (TriTrypDB/GeneDB-style sysID: LpmP.07.1050) codes for the protein MEGFYGIEVAAGKQVKAKIPEECALRVTQLAVPVNAAGAVSFVVSFEGKLFTIATLDPKRGVYQMSTDLVFTKAQDVSFSAQGAGAIHVTGYVQPIGNDDMMMDAMAGESGEEDDNEDDDDDDLEEMSETESNDVARAPASAAAGAADSDDEEEDEENDEENEEDEDDDDEDGEDMPPADLDDSDLGEEDEEDDEEDDEEDGEEDDEGEDDDDEDDDEDDDVPQKFQRTDRGGRGGDRGGFRGGRGGDRGGFRGGRGGDRGGFRGGRGGDRGGFRGGRGGDRGGFRGGRGGDRGGFRSGRGGDRGGFRGGRGGRGGDRGGFRGGNRGRY